One genomic segment of Stigmatopora argus isolate UIUO_Sarg chromosome 3, RoL_Sarg_1.0, whole genome shotgun sequence includes these proteins:
- the polr3b gene encoding DNA-directed RNA polymerase III subunit RPC2 isoform X1, translating to MELLGGEFCNMSQQELAAPVNTVEDKWKLLPAFLKVKGLVKQHIDSFNYFINVEIKKIMTANDKITSDADPMWYIKYLNIYIGMPDVEESFNVTRPVSPHECRLRDMTYSAPITVDIEYTRGSQRIIRNALPIGRMPIMLRSSNCVLTGKTPLEFSKLNECPLDPGGYFIVKGQEKVILIQEQLSKNRIIVEQDRKGAVGASVTSSTHEKKSRTNMIMKQGRFYLKHNTLTEDAPIAIIFKGMGVESDQEIVQMIGTEEHVMASFAPSLEECQKAQIFTQTQALRYLGNKVRRQRMWGGPKKTKMEEARELLASLILTHVPVKEFNFRAKCIYLAVMVRRVILAQGNNKVDDRDYYGNKRLELAGQLLSLLFEDLFKKFNSELKKIADQIIPKQRAAQFDVVKHMRQDQITNGMVNAISTGNWSLKRFKMDRQGVTQVLSRLSYISALGMMTRISSQFEKTRKVSGPRSLQPSQWGMLCPSDTPEGEACGLVKNLALMTHITTDMEDSPIIKLAFNLGVEDVNLLCGEELAYPSVFLVFLNGNILGVIRDYHKLVCTFRLMRRAGFINEFVSISTNMADRCVYISSDGGRLCRPYIIVKKGQPMVKKKHIEDLSQGYRSFEDFLHEGLVEYLDVNEENDCQIALYEYMINKDTTHLEIEPFTLLGVCAGLIPYPHHNQSPRNTYQCAMGKQAMGTIGYNQRNRIDTLMYLLAYPQKPMVKTKTIEMIDFEKLPAGQNATVAVMSYSGYDIEDALVINKASLDRGFGRCLVYKNAKCTLRRYTNQTFDKVLGPMLDATTRKPIWRHKVLDSDGICSPGERVENKQVLVNKSMPTVTQTPLEGSTQPGQPQYRDVPISYKGSTDSYIEKVMISSNAEDAFLIKILLRQTRRPEIGDKFSSRHGQKGVCGLIVPQEDMPFCDTGICPDIIMNPHGYPSRMTVGKLIELLAGKAGVLDGRFHYGTAFGGSKVKDVCEDLIRYGYNYQGKDYVTSGITGEPLEAYIYFGPVYYQKLKHMVLDKMHARARGPRAVLTRQPTEGRSRDGGLRLGEMERDCLIGYGASMLLLERLMISSDAFEVDVCGKCGLLGYSGWCHYCKSSCNVSSLRIPYACKLLFQELQSMNIIPRLKLSRYNE from the exons ATGGAGTTACTCGGAGGAGAATTTTGTAATATGTCCCAGCAGGAACTGGCAGCTCCCGTCAACACTGTGGAG GACAAATGGAAACTGCTGCCTGCTTTTTTGAAG GTGAAAGGCTTGGTGAAGCAGCACATCGACTCTTTCAATTATTTCATCAATGTGGAG ATCAAGAAAATCATGACAGCCAACGACAAGATAACAAGTGACGCGGACCCAATGTGGTACATCAA GTACCTTAATATCTACATCGGCATGCCTGATGTAGAAGAGAGCTTCAATGTTACCCGGCCAGTTTCACCGCATGAG TGTCGTCTCCGAGACATGACCTACTCGGCACCGATCACGGTGGACATCGAGTACACACGTGGCAGTCAAAGAATCATCCGCAACGCTTTGCCAATTGGAAG GATGCCCATCATGTTACGGAGCTCCAATTGTGTCCTGACAGGAAAGACACCCTTGGAGTTTTCCAAATTGAACGAATGCCCCCTGGATCCAG GAGGCTATTTCATTGTCAAAGGTCAGGAGAAAGTTATTCTGATCCAGGAACAGCTGTCCAAAAACAGGATCATTGTGGAGCAGGACAGGAAAGGTGCGGTGGGTGCCTCAGTTACCAG CTCCACCCACGAGAAGAAAAGTAGAACAAACATGATCATGAAACAAGGACGATTCTACTTGAAGCACAACACCTTGACAGAAGACGCCCCCATCGCCATTATATTCAAG GGAATGGGTGTGGAGAGTGACCAGGAGATCGTACAGATGATCGGTACAGAGGAACATGTGATGGCCAGCTTTGCCCCGAGCCTGGAAGAGTGTCAGAAAGCCCAAATCTTCACACAGACCCAG GCTCTGAGGTACCTCGGCAATAAAGTGCGCAGGCAGCGCATGTGGGGAGGACCTAAGAAAACCAAAATGGAGGAGGCCAGGGAACTCCTGGCATCATTGATTCTCACACACGTGCCT GTCAAAGAGTTTAACTTCAGGGCCAAATGTATATACTTGGCCGTGATGGTGCGCAGGGTGATCCTGGCACAAGGTAACAACAAGGTGGACGACAGAGATTACTATGGCAACAAACGCTTGGAGTTGGCCGGACAG CTTCTCTCCCTACTCTTTGAAGACCTGTTCAAAAAGTTCAACTCTGAACTGAAGAAGATTGCCGACCAGATCATCCCCAAACAGCGGGCGGCACAGTTCGATGTGGTCAAGCACATGAGACAAGACCAGATCACTAATGGCATGGTCAATGCCATATCCACT GGCAACTGGTCCCTGAAAAGATTCAAGATGGACCGTCAAGGGGTGACCCAGGTCTTGTCTCGCCTTTCTTACATTTCAGCTCTGGGCATGATGACCCGGATCTCCTCCCAGTTCGAAAAGACCCGGAAGGTTAGCGGCCCCCGCTCCTTGCAGCCGTCACAGTGGGGCATGCTGTGCCCCTCTGACACACCTGAAGGAGAG GCCTGTGGGTTGGTGAAAAACTTGGCACTGATGACTCACATTACCACCGACATGGAGGATAGTCCCATAATCAAGTTGGCCTTCAACCTAGGTGTGGAGGATGTCAACTTGCTATGTGGAGAGGAGCTGGCCTACCCCTCTGTCTTCCTCGTCTTCCTCAATG GAAACATTCTTGGCGTCATTCGAGATTATCACAAGCTAGTCTGCACCTTCAGGCTGATGCGCAGGGCGGGATTCATCAACGAGTTTGTGTCCATTTCTACTAATATGGCTGACCGATGCGTGTACATTTCATCGGATGGAGGGCGCCTTTGCAG ACCATACATCATAGTGAAAAAGGGTCAACCCATGGTGAAGAAAAAGCACATAGAAGATCTGTCTCAAGGTTACAG ATCCTTTGAGGACTTCCTGCACGAAGGTCTGGTTGAGTACCTGGATGTCAATGAGGAGAACGATTGTCAAATTGCCCTTTACGAGTACATGATAAATAA AGACACAACCCACTTAGAAATCGAGCCCTTCACACTACTTGGGGTGTGTGCCGGCCTCATCCCCTACCCCCACCACAACCAGTCGCCCAGGAACACATACCAGTGCGCTATGGGCAAGCAAGCCATGG GTACGATTGGGTACAACCAGAGGAACCGCATCGACACATTGATGTATTTGCTGGCGTACCCCCAGAAGCCCATGGTCAAAACCAAAACCATTGAAATGATCGACTTCGAGAAGCTGCCCGCTGGTCAGAATGCCACCGTGGCAGTCATGAGCTACAGCGGCTATGACATTGAGGACGCCCTCGTCATCAACAAAGCGTCGCTCGACCGAG GATTTGGTCGTTGTCTGGTGTACAAAAATGCCAAGTGCACATTGCGGCGCTACACAAACCAAACCTTTGACAAGGTACTGGGCCCCATGTTAGACGCCACCACTAGAAAGCCCATCTGGAGGCACAAAGTCCTGGACTCTGATGGGATCTGCTCCCCGG GTGAGCGCGTAGAGAACAAGCAGGTGCTGGTAAACAAATCCATGCCGACCGTCACTCAAACACCACTGGAGGGCAGCACCCAGCCAGGACAGCCACAATACAGGGACGTGCCCATCAG CTACAAGGGCTCCACTGATTCATACATCGAGAAGGTCATGATCTCGTCCAATGCCGAAGACGCCTTCCTCATCAAGATCCTGCTCAGGCAGACCAGGAGGCCCGAGATCGGAGACAAGTTCAGCAGTCGGCACGGACAGAAAG GTGTTTGTGGCCTCATCGTCCCCCAAGAGGACATGCCTTTTTGTGACACGGGTATTTGTCCCGACATCATCATGAACCCACACGGCTATCCTTCCAGAATGACA GTGGGGAAGCTCATCGAGCTCCTGGCCGGCAAGGCGGGAGTCCTGGACGGCCGTTTCCACTACGGGACGGCCTTTGGCGGCAGCAAAGTGAAGGATGTGTGTGAGGACCTGATCCGCTATGGATACAATTATCAAGGGAAGGACTACGTCACTTCGGGCATCACTGG TGAGCCCCTGGAGGCCTACATTTACTTTGGCCCAGTGTATTACCAAAAACTGAAGCACATGGTCTTAGACAAGATGCACGCCCGAGCGCGGGGTCCCCGAGCCGTTCTGACCAG GCAACCGACGGAGGGGCGTTCCCGAGACGGCGGTCTGCGTCTAGGTGAGATGGAGCGAGACTGTCTGATTGGTTACGGTGCCAGCATGTTGCTCCTGGAGCGCCTCATGATATCCAGTGACGCGTTTGAAGTAGATGTGTGCGGAAAATGTGGCCTTTTGGGATACTCTGGCTG GTGTCACTACTGCAAGTCGTCATGTAACGTGTCATCGCTACGTATCCCGTATGCTTGCAAACTGCTCTTCCAGGAGTTGCAGTCCATGAACATCATCCCACGTCTGAAACTGTCGCGCTACAACGAGTGA
- the polr3b gene encoding DNA-directed RNA polymerase III subunit RPC2 isoform X2 encodes MTANDKITSDADPMWYIKYLNIYIGMPDVEESFNVTRPVSPHECRLRDMTYSAPITVDIEYTRGSQRIIRNALPIGRMPIMLRSSNCVLTGKTPLEFSKLNECPLDPGGYFIVKGQEKVILIQEQLSKNRIIVEQDRKGAVGASVTSSTHEKKSRTNMIMKQGRFYLKHNTLTEDAPIAIIFKGMGVESDQEIVQMIGTEEHVMASFAPSLEECQKAQIFTQTQALRYLGNKVRRQRMWGGPKKTKMEEARELLASLILTHVPVKEFNFRAKCIYLAVMVRRVILAQGNNKVDDRDYYGNKRLELAGQLLSLLFEDLFKKFNSELKKIADQIIPKQRAAQFDVVKHMRQDQITNGMVNAISTGNWSLKRFKMDRQGVTQVLSRLSYISALGMMTRISSQFEKTRKVSGPRSLQPSQWGMLCPSDTPEGEACGLVKNLALMTHITTDMEDSPIIKLAFNLGVEDVNLLCGEELAYPSVFLVFLNGNILGVIRDYHKLVCTFRLMRRAGFINEFVSISTNMADRCVYISSDGGRLCRPYIIVKKGQPMVKKKHIEDLSQGYRSFEDFLHEGLVEYLDVNEENDCQIALYEYMINKDTTHLEIEPFTLLGVCAGLIPYPHHNQSPRNTYQCAMGKQAMGTIGYNQRNRIDTLMYLLAYPQKPMVKTKTIEMIDFEKLPAGQNATVAVMSYSGYDIEDALVINKASLDRGFGRCLVYKNAKCTLRRYTNQTFDKVLGPMLDATTRKPIWRHKVLDSDGICSPGERVENKQVLVNKSMPTVTQTPLEGSTQPGQPQYRDVPISYKGSTDSYIEKVMISSNAEDAFLIKILLRQTRRPEIGDKFSSRHGQKGVCGLIVPQEDMPFCDTGICPDIIMNPHGYPSRMTVGKLIELLAGKAGVLDGRFHYGTAFGGSKVKDVCEDLIRYGYNYQGKDYVTSGITGEPLEAYIYFGPVYYQKLKHMVLDKMHARARGPRAVLTRQPTEGRSRDGGLRLGEMERDCLIGYGASMLLLERLMISSDAFEVDVCGKCGLLGYSGWCHYCKSSCNVSSLRIPYACKLLFQELQSMNIIPRLKLSRYNE; translated from the exons ATGACAGCCAACGACAAGATAACAAGTGACGCGGACCCAATGTGGTACATCAA GTACCTTAATATCTACATCGGCATGCCTGATGTAGAAGAGAGCTTCAATGTTACCCGGCCAGTTTCACCGCATGAG TGTCGTCTCCGAGACATGACCTACTCGGCACCGATCACGGTGGACATCGAGTACACACGTGGCAGTCAAAGAATCATCCGCAACGCTTTGCCAATTGGAAG GATGCCCATCATGTTACGGAGCTCCAATTGTGTCCTGACAGGAAAGACACCCTTGGAGTTTTCCAAATTGAACGAATGCCCCCTGGATCCAG GAGGCTATTTCATTGTCAAAGGTCAGGAGAAAGTTATTCTGATCCAGGAACAGCTGTCCAAAAACAGGATCATTGTGGAGCAGGACAGGAAAGGTGCGGTGGGTGCCTCAGTTACCAG CTCCACCCACGAGAAGAAAAGTAGAACAAACATGATCATGAAACAAGGACGATTCTACTTGAAGCACAACACCTTGACAGAAGACGCCCCCATCGCCATTATATTCAAG GGAATGGGTGTGGAGAGTGACCAGGAGATCGTACAGATGATCGGTACAGAGGAACATGTGATGGCCAGCTTTGCCCCGAGCCTGGAAGAGTGTCAGAAAGCCCAAATCTTCACACAGACCCAG GCTCTGAGGTACCTCGGCAATAAAGTGCGCAGGCAGCGCATGTGGGGAGGACCTAAGAAAACCAAAATGGAGGAGGCCAGGGAACTCCTGGCATCATTGATTCTCACACACGTGCCT GTCAAAGAGTTTAACTTCAGGGCCAAATGTATATACTTGGCCGTGATGGTGCGCAGGGTGATCCTGGCACAAGGTAACAACAAGGTGGACGACAGAGATTACTATGGCAACAAACGCTTGGAGTTGGCCGGACAG CTTCTCTCCCTACTCTTTGAAGACCTGTTCAAAAAGTTCAACTCTGAACTGAAGAAGATTGCCGACCAGATCATCCCCAAACAGCGGGCGGCACAGTTCGATGTGGTCAAGCACATGAGACAAGACCAGATCACTAATGGCATGGTCAATGCCATATCCACT GGCAACTGGTCCCTGAAAAGATTCAAGATGGACCGTCAAGGGGTGACCCAGGTCTTGTCTCGCCTTTCTTACATTTCAGCTCTGGGCATGATGACCCGGATCTCCTCCCAGTTCGAAAAGACCCGGAAGGTTAGCGGCCCCCGCTCCTTGCAGCCGTCACAGTGGGGCATGCTGTGCCCCTCTGACACACCTGAAGGAGAG GCCTGTGGGTTGGTGAAAAACTTGGCACTGATGACTCACATTACCACCGACATGGAGGATAGTCCCATAATCAAGTTGGCCTTCAACCTAGGTGTGGAGGATGTCAACTTGCTATGTGGAGAGGAGCTGGCCTACCCCTCTGTCTTCCTCGTCTTCCTCAATG GAAACATTCTTGGCGTCATTCGAGATTATCACAAGCTAGTCTGCACCTTCAGGCTGATGCGCAGGGCGGGATTCATCAACGAGTTTGTGTCCATTTCTACTAATATGGCTGACCGATGCGTGTACATTTCATCGGATGGAGGGCGCCTTTGCAG ACCATACATCATAGTGAAAAAGGGTCAACCCATGGTGAAGAAAAAGCACATAGAAGATCTGTCTCAAGGTTACAG ATCCTTTGAGGACTTCCTGCACGAAGGTCTGGTTGAGTACCTGGATGTCAATGAGGAGAACGATTGTCAAATTGCCCTTTACGAGTACATGATAAATAA AGACACAACCCACTTAGAAATCGAGCCCTTCACACTACTTGGGGTGTGTGCCGGCCTCATCCCCTACCCCCACCACAACCAGTCGCCCAGGAACACATACCAGTGCGCTATGGGCAAGCAAGCCATGG GTACGATTGGGTACAACCAGAGGAACCGCATCGACACATTGATGTATTTGCTGGCGTACCCCCAGAAGCCCATGGTCAAAACCAAAACCATTGAAATGATCGACTTCGAGAAGCTGCCCGCTGGTCAGAATGCCACCGTGGCAGTCATGAGCTACAGCGGCTATGACATTGAGGACGCCCTCGTCATCAACAAAGCGTCGCTCGACCGAG GATTTGGTCGTTGTCTGGTGTACAAAAATGCCAAGTGCACATTGCGGCGCTACACAAACCAAACCTTTGACAAGGTACTGGGCCCCATGTTAGACGCCACCACTAGAAAGCCCATCTGGAGGCACAAAGTCCTGGACTCTGATGGGATCTGCTCCCCGG GTGAGCGCGTAGAGAACAAGCAGGTGCTGGTAAACAAATCCATGCCGACCGTCACTCAAACACCACTGGAGGGCAGCACCCAGCCAGGACAGCCACAATACAGGGACGTGCCCATCAG CTACAAGGGCTCCACTGATTCATACATCGAGAAGGTCATGATCTCGTCCAATGCCGAAGACGCCTTCCTCATCAAGATCCTGCTCAGGCAGACCAGGAGGCCCGAGATCGGAGACAAGTTCAGCAGTCGGCACGGACAGAAAG GTGTTTGTGGCCTCATCGTCCCCCAAGAGGACATGCCTTTTTGTGACACGGGTATTTGTCCCGACATCATCATGAACCCACACGGCTATCCTTCCAGAATGACA GTGGGGAAGCTCATCGAGCTCCTGGCCGGCAAGGCGGGAGTCCTGGACGGCCGTTTCCACTACGGGACGGCCTTTGGCGGCAGCAAAGTGAAGGATGTGTGTGAGGACCTGATCCGCTATGGATACAATTATCAAGGGAAGGACTACGTCACTTCGGGCATCACTGG TGAGCCCCTGGAGGCCTACATTTACTTTGGCCCAGTGTATTACCAAAAACTGAAGCACATGGTCTTAGACAAGATGCACGCCCGAGCGCGGGGTCCCCGAGCCGTTCTGACCAG GCAACCGACGGAGGGGCGTTCCCGAGACGGCGGTCTGCGTCTAGGTGAGATGGAGCGAGACTGTCTGATTGGTTACGGTGCCAGCATGTTGCTCCTGGAGCGCCTCATGATATCCAGTGACGCGTTTGAAGTAGATGTGTGCGGAAAATGTGGCCTTTTGGGATACTCTGGCTG GTGTCACTACTGCAAGTCGTCATGTAACGTGTCATCGCTACGTATCCCGTATGCTTGCAAACTGCTCTTCCAGGAGTTGCAGTCCATGAACATCATCCCACGTCTGAAACTGTCGCGCTACAACGAGTGA